Genomic segment of Gammaproteobacteria bacterium:
GGATGCTGACTATTGCTGCCAAAATGGTTTTCGGTAGTTGGTAACGCTGGAGATTATTCCCGACAATCCACGCTTCGCTGGCGACACTGAGAAAGACGAAAAATGCCGACCAAATAAGAATCTTGAATATAGGGATGCTTTCATCATAACGGGAGCCAAACAGCAGCGACATAATTATCGATGCGCCAAAAAAAAGCATCAGGCAGACTGCAATCCCCAGCCAGACCAACCGCCGCAACCACAAAACGAAGTGATACCGAAAGTCTTCCTCACTGTGGAGACGGTGAGCCAGGAGGAGCGGGGTAACTGAGTTCATGATGGCGACGGGCAGTGCTTGAGTCGCCTCAGCCATGGTGATGGCGACGCTCAAGAGTCCTACGGCATATCCCCCCTGCCACTGACCGAGAATGAGGATGCCAACACGAGCGTAAAGACCGACAGCAGCAGCGGCTAACAGTAGTGGCAAGGCGTTAATAAAGAGTTGACGACAGCGAGTACGTGCTACTCGCCAATGCCATGGTGCCGCATGGACTCGATGGAGAGCGAAGGCAAGACCAATGGCAACCAGCAGGGCTTCTAATACTACTATGAAAGCTAACGACAATAGGGGTGAGTCGGCACCAGCAGCCCAGATACGCCCGCAGGCTCCGATGATGAGAGCAGTCTGCCGGGGGATAACGCCATATTTCGAAGCCAAGATCTGACGTAACCAATAGTCACCTACCTCTATCGCATTGAACAGTGTCGCCACGGCGAGGATTGGAGCGATTATCGCTACTCTTGGTGACTGCCCTTCTAAACAGGCAGCGATGGCGGTCACTATCAATATGGTGGTTAATCCTCCCAATAGTCGCAACACGAAAGCACTACCAAGAATTTCTTCCTTCGCTGCTGGCTCCTGAACCAATGTCCAGACTACTATTGATTCAATAGCAGTGATATTCAGAAAACTGAATACTCCAACCAATGCATTGGCGAAGCTAAAAATGCCATAAAGCCCAGGCGCTAGTAAGCGCGCGACGATGATGCCGGTGGCGAATGCGATAAGAATTCGACCGATACGTTCGCATAGTGCCCAAAGGATGTTACGGTTCAGAACGCTCACAGCATGGACGGCATTTGGAGTCCGCCGTTAATGCGTAGTCGCGGGCCGGCGCCGGCGGGGGGAGGGGCAAAGGCCCCCCGGGGGGCCGAGATAAAAAGCACCCCACGCACCAAGCGACCGGCGGGGCGCCCCCCCCCCACCCAAACACAA
This window contains:
- a CDS encoding Flippase codes for the protein MSVLNRNILWALCERIGRILIAFATGIIVARLLAPGLYGIFSFANALVGVFSFLNITAIESIVVWTLVQEPAAKEEILGSAFVLRLLGGLTTILIVTAIAACLEGQSPRVAIIAPILAVATLFNAIEVGDYWLRQILASKYGVIPRQTALIIGACGRIWAAGADSPLLSLAFIVVLEALLVAIGLAFALHRVHAAPWHWRVARTRCRQLFINALPLLLAAAAVGLYARVGILILGQWQGGYAVGLLSVAITMAEATQALPVAIMNSVTPLLLAHRLHSEEDFRYHFVLWLRRLVWLGIAVCLMLFFGASIIMSLLFGSRYDESIPIFKILIWSAFFVFLSVASEAWIVGNNLQRYQLPKTILAAIVSILLNISLTPTLGAKGTAIATLISYSISAFWANILFRDTRPLFQLQLMAFSPFTLLLSRRKNS